The following coding sequences lie in one Primulina huaijiensis isolate GDHJ02 chromosome 2, ASM1229523v2, whole genome shotgun sequence genomic window:
- the LOC140966911 gene encoding squamosa promoter-binding-like protein 16 isoform X1, whose translation MEDAGAQVASPMVIPQPHAGIFYNVHPMAKKRGQPFNPINFVHQNPSDNWNPMSWDWDSSRFVAKQLQSDGILVGSDPHIQQDVPRSTEVQNSAHNAKNPDCTDDENLILKLGAGDGVGPSCSSGAMNVVEPQAVSRPNKRVRARSPGGANYPRCQVDNCKEDLSTAKDYHRRHKVCEVHSKVSKALVGKHMQRFCQQCSRFHPLSEFDEGKRSCRRRLAGHNRRRRKTQPDDTTQRLLVPDKCNNNVNCDLDIVSLLAVLARAQGNIEDRIGKFSPVPNKDQLIQILNKINSLPFPADVAMKLPVAKSSNASVHDLSSSENQNQVMEKASSPSTLDLLAVLSATSGAPSSDAFEIQSHPSTEESGSEKSKSPCVDQATHVNLQRMPIPTMGERSGTSYHCPLEDVDCHVQETPSLPLQLFSSSPEDDSGRKLQSGGKNCFSSGSSNPSEGRSPMSSPPIVHDLFPVRTSKETMKHDSFQSSRGNMKASMSNDCNTSLQLFGSSVRTNENGSIPSSPLRAGYSSSSGSDHSPSRLLSDVQDRTGRIVFKLFDKDPSHFPGSLRAQIFNWLSTSPSEMESYIRPGCIVLSIYLSMSSFAWEQFEKNLLQYVKSLVRGVDVDFWGNGRFLIHTDRQMASHKDGSVRLCKHWRGWSTPELIWISPVAVVGGQDTSLLLRGRQLTAPGTKIYCTHPAGYNASLVPALSHQDSATDELIQGSLKVNLATRNTLGRCFIEVENNIRGTIFPVIIADDTICQELRLLEPEIVGSAEVPDGVDYIRKRDRTMSREEALHFLNELGWLFQRKHNSALLMSPEYKLSRLQFLLIFSVESDFCALVETLLGILVEFNLGRENLARESLEMLAESHLLNKAVKRRCRRMVDLLIHYPVFDSTNNSEMFIFVPNIAGPGGVTPLHLAACTSSADDIVDALTSDPKEIGLHCWNSLLDSNGLSPYAYALMGNNNSYNSLVARKYSKRNMGQVVVSIDNEIVPFQLEVNKDKTAASKLYQGERSCSRCALVAGYRKKFIKSQGLLQPPFIHSLLVVAAVCVCVCVFLRVLPYLSSVAPFAWENLEYGAM comes from the exons ATGGAAGATGCTGGCGCTCAAGTAGCCTCTCCAATGGTCATCCCTCAACCACATGCTGGAATATTTTACAACGTGCATCCAATGGCCAAGAAACGCGGTCAACCTTTTAACCCCATTAATTTTGTTCATCAAAACCCTTCTGATAATTGGAATCCTATGTCCTGGGATTGGGATAGCTCAAGGTTTGTGGCCAAACAGTTACAATCTGATGGAATCTTGGTGGGAAGTGACCCTCATATCCAACAAGACGTGCCAAGGAGTACGGAGGTACAAAATAGTGCTCACAATGCTAAAAATCCTGACTGTACTGATGATGAAAATCTAATTTTGAAGCTGGGAGCTGGAGATGGAGTTGGGCCCAGTTGCAGCAGCGGTGCTATGAATGTAGTGGAGCCACAAGCCGTGTCAAGACCCAATAAGAGAGTAAGAGCCAGATCACCTGGTGGCGCTAATTATCCCAGGTGTCAAGTTGATAATTGTAAGGAAGACCTGTCTACTGCCAAGGACTATCACCGACGGCACAAGGTATGTGAGGTTCATAGCAAAGTCAGTAAGGCTTTGGTGGGGAAACATATGCAACGGTTTTGCCAGCAATGTAGCAG GTTCCACCCCCTTTCAGAATTCGATGAGGGAAAGAGAAGCTGTAGGCGCAGACTTGCTGGGCACAACAGGAGGAGGAGGAAAACTCAGCCGGATGATACCACTCAACGGCTGTTAGTTCCTGACAAATGCAACAACAATGTGAATTGTGATCTTGATATTGTCAGTTTATTGGCAGTTCTAGCTCGTGCACAAG GGAACATTGAGGACAGGATTGGGAAATTCTCACCAGTACCCAATAAGGATCAGCTCATACAAattcttaataaaataaattcactTCCCTTCCCGGCAGATGTAGCAATGAAGTTGCCTGTTGCGAAAAGCAGCAATGCAAGTGTTCACGACCTTTCATCCTCTGAAAATCAGAATCAGGTGATGGAAAAAGCTTCCTCACCATCAACCTTGGATTTGCTTGCTGTTCTTTCGGCAACTTCTGGAGCTCCGTCATCTGATGCatttgaaattcaatctcaCCCTAGCACTGAGGAAAGTGGTTCTGAGAAAAGCAAGTCACCTTGTGTTGACCAAGCCACACATGTCAATTTACAGAGAATGCCTATTCCCACCATGGGAGAAAGGAGTGGCACTAGTTACCATTGCCCGTTGGAAGATGTGGATTGCCATGTGCAAGAGACTCCAAGTTTGCCATTACAGCTATTTAGCTCCTCACCCGAAGATGACAGTGGAAGGAAACTACAATCTGGTGGGAAAAACTGCTTTTCTTCTGGCAGTAGTAATCCTTCAGAAGGAAGGTCACCCATGTCATCACCACCTATTGTACATGATTTGTTTCCAGTGCGTACTTCAAAAGAAACAATGAAGCATGACAGTTTCCAAAGTAGTAGAGGAAATATGAAAGCATCCATGAGCAACGATTGCAATACATCTCTTCAGCTCTTTGGATCCTCGGTTAGGACTAATGAAAATGGTTCAATTCCAAGTTCTCCACTCCGTGCAGGGTATTCATCTTCTTCTGGGTCTGATCATTCGCCATCCAGATTGTTATCTGATGTCCAg GATCGAACTGGTCgaattgttttcaaattgtttgaCAAGGATCCGAGTCATTTTCCTGGGTCATTACGAGCTCAG ATCTTCAATTGGCTATCCACCAGCCCATCCGAAATGGAAAGCTACATCAGGCCTGGTTGCATTGTTCTCTCAATCTATTTGTCCATGTCATCTTTTGCTTGGGAACAA TTTGAAAAAAATCTTCTTCAGTATGTGAAATCTTTAGTCAGAGGCGTTGATGTCGACTTTTGGGGAAATGGGAGATTTTTGATTCATACAGATAGACAGATGGCTTCTCATAAagatg GAAGTGTACGTCTCTGCAAACATTGGAGAGGCTGGAGTACACCAGAATTAATCTGGATCTCACCTGTGGCAGTTGTTGGAGGACAAGATACCTCTCTCCTATTGAGAGGAAGACAGTTGACCGCTCCAGGCACAAA GATATACTGCACACATCCAGCTGGATACAATGCAAGTTTGGTTCCAGCATTGTCACACCAAGACTCAGCTACGGATGAACTTATTCAGGGGAGTTTAAAAGTTAATCTAGCAACACGGAATACACTTGGCCGCTGTTTCATTGAG GTTGAAAATAATATCAGAGGTACTATTTTTCCAGTAATTATAGCAGATGACACCATTTGCCAAGAATTGAGACTTCTTGAACCTGAAATTGTTGGAAGTGCTGAAGTGCCTGACGGTGTCGATTACATTCGGAAAAGAGATAGAACCATGTCCAGGGAAGAAGCCCTTCATTTCTTGAATGAACTTGGTTGGCTCTTCCAAAGAAAGCACAACTCTGCTTTGCTGATGAGCCCAGAGTATAAGCTTTCTCGGTTGCAATTCCTTCTTATATTCTCTGTTGAGTCCGATTTTTGTGCATTGGTCGAAACCCTCCTCGGGATTCTGGTAGAATTTAACTTGGGTAGAGAGAATTTAGCGAGAGAATCTCTGGAGATGCTAGCAGAATCTCACCTCTTGAACAAGGCTGTCAAAAGGAGGTGTCGCCGCATGGTTGATCTGCTCATTCATTACCCTGTTTTCGATTCTACCAATAATTctgaaatgtttatttttgtacCCAATATAGCTGGACCTGGTGGTGTCACGCCTTTACATTTGGCTGCTTGTACATCATCAGCCGATGACATTGTTGATGCTTTGACAAGTGATCCGAAGGAG ATTGGATTGCATTGCTGGAATTCGCTTCTTGACTCAAATGGACTTTCTCCTTATGCATATGCCTTGATGGGGAATAATAATTCCTATAATTCCCTTGTTGCACGGAAATATTCGAAAAGAAATATGGGTCAGGTGGTGGTATCAATAGATAACGAAATTGTTCCTTTCCAGTTGGAGGTAAATAAGGACAAAACTGCTGCCTCGAAACTATATCAAGGCGAAAGATCTTGTTCCAGATGTGCACTTGTTGCTGGATACCgtaaaaagtttataaaatcaCAAGGATTGCTTCAGCCTCCCTTCATTCATTCATTGCTTGTTGTTGCTGCCGTATGCGTTTGTGTATGTGTGTTCCTGAGAGTTCTTCCGTATCTCAGTTCTGTTGCCCCATTTGCCTGGGAGAACTTGGAATATGGGGCGATGTAG
- the LOC140966911 gene encoding squamosa promoter-binding-like protein 16 isoform X2 encodes MEDAGAQVASPMVIPQPHAGIFYNVHPMAKKRGQPFNPINFVHQNPSDNWNPMSWDWDSSRFVAKQLQSDGILVGSDPHIQQDVPRSTELGAGDGVGPSCSSGAMNVVEPQAVSRPNKRVRARSPGGANYPRCQVDNCKEDLSTAKDYHRRHKVCEVHSKVSKALVGKHMQRFCQQCSRFHPLSEFDEGKRSCRRRLAGHNRRRRKTQPDDTTQRLLVPDKCNNNVNCDLDIVSLLAVLARAQGNIEDRIGKFSPVPNKDQLIQILNKINSLPFPADVAMKLPVAKSSNASVHDLSSSENQNQVMEKASSPSTLDLLAVLSATSGAPSSDAFEIQSHPSTEESGSEKSKSPCVDQATHVNLQRMPIPTMGERSGTSYHCPLEDVDCHVQETPSLPLQLFSSSPEDDSGRKLQSGGKNCFSSGSSNPSEGRSPMSSPPIVHDLFPVRTSKETMKHDSFQSSRGNMKASMSNDCNTSLQLFGSSVRTNENGSIPSSPLRAGYSSSSGSDHSPSRLLSDVQDRTGRIVFKLFDKDPSHFPGSLRAQIFNWLSTSPSEMESYIRPGCIVLSIYLSMSSFAWEQFEKNLLQYVKSLVRGVDVDFWGNGRFLIHTDRQMASHKDGSVRLCKHWRGWSTPELIWISPVAVVGGQDTSLLLRGRQLTAPGTKIYCTHPAGYNASLVPALSHQDSATDELIQGSLKVNLATRNTLGRCFIEVENNIRGTIFPVIIADDTICQELRLLEPEIVGSAEVPDGVDYIRKRDRTMSREEALHFLNELGWLFQRKHNSALLMSPEYKLSRLQFLLIFSVESDFCALVETLLGILVEFNLGRENLARESLEMLAESHLLNKAVKRRCRRMVDLLIHYPVFDSTNNSEMFIFVPNIAGPGGVTPLHLAACTSSADDIVDALTSDPKEIGLHCWNSLLDSNGLSPYAYALMGNNNSYNSLVARKYSKRNMGQVVVSIDNEIVPFQLEVNKDKTAASKLYQGERSCSRCALVAGYRKKFIKSQGLLQPPFIHSLLVVAAVCVCVCVFLRVLPYLSSVAPFAWENLEYGAM; translated from the exons ATGGAAGATGCTGGCGCTCAAGTAGCCTCTCCAATGGTCATCCCTCAACCACATGCTGGAATATTTTACAACGTGCATCCAATGGCCAAGAAACGCGGTCAACCTTTTAACCCCATTAATTTTGTTCATCAAAACCCTTCTGATAATTGGAATCCTATGTCCTGGGATTGGGATAGCTCAAGGTTTGTGGCCAAACAGTTACAATCTGATGGAATCTTGGTGGGAAGTGACCCTCATATCCAACAAGACGTGCCAAGGAGTACGGAG CTGGGAGCTGGAGATGGAGTTGGGCCCAGTTGCAGCAGCGGTGCTATGAATGTAGTGGAGCCACAAGCCGTGTCAAGACCCAATAAGAGAGTAAGAGCCAGATCACCTGGTGGCGCTAATTATCCCAGGTGTCAAGTTGATAATTGTAAGGAAGACCTGTCTACTGCCAAGGACTATCACCGACGGCACAAGGTATGTGAGGTTCATAGCAAAGTCAGTAAGGCTTTGGTGGGGAAACATATGCAACGGTTTTGCCAGCAATGTAGCAG GTTCCACCCCCTTTCAGAATTCGATGAGGGAAAGAGAAGCTGTAGGCGCAGACTTGCTGGGCACAACAGGAGGAGGAGGAAAACTCAGCCGGATGATACCACTCAACGGCTGTTAGTTCCTGACAAATGCAACAACAATGTGAATTGTGATCTTGATATTGTCAGTTTATTGGCAGTTCTAGCTCGTGCACAAG GGAACATTGAGGACAGGATTGGGAAATTCTCACCAGTACCCAATAAGGATCAGCTCATACAAattcttaataaaataaattcactTCCCTTCCCGGCAGATGTAGCAATGAAGTTGCCTGTTGCGAAAAGCAGCAATGCAAGTGTTCACGACCTTTCATCCTCTGAAAATCAGAATCAGGTGATGGAAAAAGCTTCCTCACCATCAACCTTGGATTTGCTTGCTGTTCTTTCGGCAACTTCTGGAGCTCCGTCATCTGATGCatttgaaattcaatctcaCCCTAGCACTGAGGAAAGTGGTTCTGAGAAAAGCAAGTCACCTTGTGTTGACCAAGCCACACATGTCAATTTACAGAGAATGCCTATTCCCACCATGGGAGAAAGGAGTGGCACTAGTTACCATTGCCCGTTGGAAGATGTGGATTGCCATGTGCAAGAGACTCCAAGTTTGCCATTACAGCTATTTAGCTCCTCACCCGAAGATGACAGTGGAAGGAAACTACAATCTGGTGGGAAAAACTGCTTTTCTTCTGGCAGTAGTAATCCTTCAGAAGGAAGGTCACCCATGTCATCACCACCTATTGTACATGATTTGTTTCCAGTGCGTACTTCAAAAGAAACAATGAAGCATGACAGTTTCCAAAGTAGTAGAGGAAATATGAAAGCATCCATGAGCAACGATTGCAATACATCTCTTCAGCTCTTTGGATCCTCGGTTAGGACTAATGAAAATGGTTCAATTCCAAGTTCTCCACTCCGTGCAGGGTATTCATCTTCTTCTGGGTCTGATCATTCGCCATCCAGATTGTTATCTGATGTCCAg GATCGAACTGGTCgaattgttttcaaattgtttgaCAAGGATCCGAGTCATTTTCCTGGGTCATTACGAGCTCAG ATCTTCAATTGGCTATCCACCAGCCCATCCGAAATGGAAAGCTACATCAGGCCTGGTTGCATTGTTCTCTCAATCTATTTGTCCATGTCATCTTTTGCTTGGGAACAA TTTGAAAAAAATCTTCTTCAGTATGTGAAATCTTTAGTCAGAGGCGTTGATGTCGACTTTTGGGGAAATGGGAGATTTTTGATTCATACAGATAGACAGATGGCTTCTCATAAagatg GAAGTGTACGTCTCTGCAAACATTGGAGAGGCTGGAGTACACCAGAATTAATCTGGATCTCACCTGTGGCAGTTGTTGGAGGACAAGATACCTCTCTCCTATTGAGAGGAAGACAGTTGACCGCTCCAGGCACAAA GATATACTGCACACATCCAGCTGGATACAATGCAAGTTTGGTTCCAGCATTGTCACACCAAGACTCAGCTACGGATGAACTTATTCAGGGGAGTTTAAAAGTTAATCTAGCAACACGGAATACACTTGGCCGCTGTTTCATTGAG GTTGAAAATAATATCAGAGGTACTATTTTTCCAGTAATTATAGCAGATGACACCATTTGCCAAGAATTGAGACTTCTTGAACCTGAAATTGTTGGAAGTGCTGAAGTGCCTGACGGTGTCGATTACATTCGGAAAAGAGATAGAACCATGTCCAGGGAAGAAGCCCTTCATTTCTTGAATGAACTTGGTTGGCTCTTCCAAAGAAAGCACAACTCTGCTTTGCTGATGAGCCCAGAGTATAAGCTTTCTCGGTTGCAATTCCTTCTTATATTCTCTGTTGAGTCCGATTTTTGTGCATTGGTCGAAACCCTCCTCGGGATTCTGGTAGAATTTAACTTGGGTAGAGAGAATTTAGCGAGAGAATCTCTGGAGATGCTAGCAGAATCTCACCTCTTGAACAAGGCTGTCAAAAGGAGGTGTCGCCGCATGGTTGATCTGCTCATTCATTACCCTGTTTTCGATTCTACCAATAATTctgaaatgtttatttttgtacCCAATATAGCTGGACCTGGTGGTGTCACGCCTTTACATTTGGCTGCTTGTACATCATCAGCCGATGACATTGTTGATGCTTTGACAAGTGATCCGAAGGAG ATTGGATTGCATTGCTGGAATTCGCTTCTTGACTCAAATGGACTTTCTCCTTATGCATATGCCTTGATGGGGAATAATAATTCCTATAATTCCCTTGTTGCACGGAAATATTCGAAAAGAAATATGGGTCAGGTGGTGGTATCAATAGATAACGAAATTGTTCCTTTCCAGTTGGAGGTAAATAAGGACAAAACTGCTGCCTCGAAACTATATCAAGGCGAAAGATCTTGTTCCAGATGTGCACTTGTTGCTGGATACCgtaaaaagtttataaaatcaCAAGGATTGCTTCAGCCTCCCTTCATTCATTCATTGCTTGTTGTTGCTGCCGTATGCGTTTGTGTATGTGTGTTCCTGAGAGTTCTTCCGTATCTCAGTTCTGTTGCCCCATTTGCCTGGGAGAACTTGGAATATGGGGCGATGTAG